In one window of Thermoplasmata archaeon DNA:
- a CDS encoding DUF3783 domain-containing protein: MFKKLDDSDIASGERKVMILHGFSNKEINIIFELLKNNESLKKTIVAVTTPVSIEWKIKDLIGELLLEDEALKNKKVNNSD, from the coding sequence ATGTTCAAGAAACTAGATGACTCTGATATTGCTTCTGGAGAAAGAAAGGTGATGATCTTACATGGCTTTTCAAATAAAGAGATTAATATCATATTCGAGCTCTTAAAAAATAACGAGTCTTTGAAAAAAACTATTGTTGCGGTAACTACTCCAGTATCTATTGAATGGAAAATAAAAGACCTGATCGGAGAACTGCTTCTGGAAGATGAAGCTTTAAAGAATAAAAAAGTGAATAACTCAGATTAA
- a CDS encoding Lrp/AsnC ligand binding domain-containing protein codes for MAVGFVLISTAPGKEHDVYNALKNIKEIVELHPLFGEYDLIAKIDAKDFNELGKIVVDQIRNIAGVIDTKTLTGIKF; via the coding sequence ATGGCTGTCGGCTTTGTGTTAATTAGTACTGCGCCGGGAAAAGAACATGATGTATATAACGCATTAAAAAACATTAAAGAAATTGTAGAATTGCATCCATTGTTCGGAGAATATGATTTAATCGCTAAAATAGATGCCAAAGATTTCAATGAATTAGGAAAAATAGTGGTGGATCAGATCAGAAACATTGCGGGTGTTATAGATACAAAGACGTTAACAGGAATTAAATTCTAA
- a CDS encoding nascent polypeptide-associated complex protein, producing MMHVNERQMKQMMKKMGMQTKDIEAEEVYIKGIFKDYKISNPKITVVEVQGQKVLQIIGDMKEIDKEKPVYNEEDLNIVISQTNVSKEEAIEALKSTNGSPAEAIIYIMNKHGSN from the coding sequence ATGATGCACGTAAATGAAAGGCAAATGAAACAGATGATGAAGAAGATGGGCATGCAAACTAAAGATATAGAGGCTGAAGAAGTATACATCAAAGGGATCTTCAAAGATTATAAGATTTCGAATCCTAAAATTACAGTTGTAGAGGTACAAGGGCAGAAAGTATTGCAGATAATCGGAGATATGAAAGAAATAGATAAAGAAAAACCAGTTTACAATGAAGAAGATCTGAATATTGTAATCTCTCAAACAAATGTATCCAAAGAAGAGGCTATTGAAGCTTTGAAATCAACTAATGGATCGCCTGCAGAAGCGATAATATACATAATGAATAAACATGGATCTAATTGA
- the purE gene encoding 5-(carboxyamino)imidazole ribonucleotide mutase, whose product MDIEIILGSKSDLPVLKDCISVLKQLKIEYNISIISAHRSPDHLRDHITRSDAKVFIAFAGLSAALPGFIASYTLKPVIGVPLSGKVPYDSLLSMAQLPKGVPVAVVGIDNAKNAALLAARILAVGSEKLADRLNKFQSEDIKNIEQENERELKSFLDQDK is encoded by the coding sequence ATGGATATTGAAATAATTTTAGGAAGCAAGAGTGACTTACCTGTATTAAAAGACTGCATTTCTGTTTTAAAGCAACTTAAAATTGAGTATAATATATCTATAATATCTGCACATAGATCTCCGGATCATTTGAGAGATCACATTACTAGAAGCGATGCAAAGGTATTCATAGCGTTTGCTGGGCTAAGTGCTGCATTGCCAGGATTTATAGCTTCATATACTCTAAAACCGGTGATAGGTGTTCCGCTATCAGGGAAGGTACCATACGATTCATTGCTCTCTATGGCACAGTTGCCAAAAGGTGTTCCTGTTGCAGTTGTTGGTATAGATAATGCCAAAAATGCAGCTTTGCTGGCGGCACGTATTTTAGCAGTGGGTTCAGAAAAGTTAGCTGATAGATTGAATAAATTTCAGAGTGAGGATATAAAAAACATAGAACAGGAAAATGAGAGAGAACTAAAGAGTTTCTTAGATCAGGATAAGTAG
- a CDS encoding polyprenyl synthetase family protein — translation MSTYNEFVSSLSNKKENIDNNIDRYIRNRYSGEIFDLIKYITIHGKRLRGLLLTIASEAYKGNTIKTENLAVSAELGHSASLVHDDIMDRTRERRGTESFWVKYGLERGIILPHILISESLNIARNEGEEFVRIGISTWQRASYGQYLDFIAEEEKNHDKLDYLNVIDLKSGSLFEGAVETSAYIVKGSKQFIEEAKNFGRLLGISYQISDDFIGAILSEEGGGSNKLFKYYLLKKGIDISNKDKTFNFVLDWIKKEFNQLNKNKEFYLTDTLRFFLVYSIVEIFRETNEYVSQVKETLENILI, via the coding sequence ATGAGTACATATAATGAATTTGTATCAAGTTTATCGAATAAAAAAGAGAATATAGATAATAATATAGATAGATACATTAGAAATAGATACAGTGGCGAAATATTTGATCTAATAAAATATATTACTATACATGGGAAAAGACTGCGCGGTTTGCTTTTAACAATAGCGAGCGAAGCATACAAAGGAAATACTATAAAAACTGAAAATCTGGCAGTTAGTGCAGAGCTAGGACATTCAGCCAGTTTAGTTCACGACGATATTATGGATCGGACAAGAGAAAGAAGAGGCACTGAATCGTTCTGGGTTAAATATGGCCTTGAAAGGGGTATAATATTACCGCATATACTTATTTCAGAGTCTTTAAATATAGCAAGAAACGAAGGAGAAGAATTTGTAAGGATCGGTATTTCAACATGGCAAAGAGCCTCTTACGGCCAATATCTTGATTTTATCGCAGAAGAAGAAAAGAATCATGATAAACTTGATTATTTAAACGTAATTGATTTAAAAAGTGGATCCTTATTTGAAGGTGCGGTTGAAACAAGTGCTTATATAGTAAAAGGGTCCAAGCAGTTTATAGAAGAAGCTAAGAATTTTGGGAGATTGTTAGGAATATCTTATCAGATAAGTGATGATTTTATCGGCGCAATTTTAAGTGAAGAGGGTGGCGGAAGCAACAAGCTTTTTAAATACTACCTGCTTAAAAAAGGAATAGATATCTCAAATAAAGACAAAACATTTAATTTTGTTTTAGACTGGATAAAAAAAGAATTTAATCAACTCAACAAAAATAAAGAGTTCTATCTTACTGATACCTTAAGATTTTTTTTGGTATATTCAATTGTGGAAATATTCAGAGAAACTAATGAATATGTATCGCAGGTTAAAGAAACACTAGAAAACATTTTAATCTGA